Proteins from a single region of Deltaproteobacteria bacterium CG2_30_66_27:
- a CDS encoding branched-chain amino acid ABC transporter permease has translation MQFCGDFRTTYEKDVKIFQTPFIKVCMGFLGVALLALPFLVKGEYLWIALQILIAVIGAVGLNILTGFTGQISLGQGAFLGVGAYTSAYVTAKLGLSFWIGVPAAGLVTAMAGMVFGVPSLRLKGLYLAIATLASQFILEWIFLRWEPVTGGSYGIAIPRPVIGSYTFESDRSYYYIVLAFTVVMTLFATNLIRTKTGRAFMAVRDHYISAEIMGISLYKYRLLSFGISSFYAGVAGALFGHALKFVSSEQFNIGVSIAYLAMIIIGGLGSVIGSIFGAVFMILLPKILSVITTLVSADFPSLTRLVTAFEQGIFGLIIVLFLIFEPDGLAHRWKLMKAYWKLYPFSY, from the coding sequence ATGCAGTTTTGCGGCGACTTCCGGACCACCTACGAAAAGGACGTCAAGATCTTCCAGACGCCCTTCATCAAGGTCTGCATGGGGTTCCTCGGCGTCGCCCTCCTCGCGCTGCCGTTCCTGGTCAAGGGGGAGTACCTCTGGATCGCCCTGCAGATCCTGATCGCGGTCATCGGCGCGGTGGGCCTCAACATCCTCACGGGGTTCACCGGGCAGATCTCCCTCGGCCAGGGGGCGTTCCTCGGGGTGGGGGCGTACACCTCGGCGTACGTCACGGCGAAGCTGGGGCTCTCTTTCTGGATCGGGGTCCCCGCGGCGGGACTGGTGACCGCCATGGCGGGGATGGTCTTCGGCGTCCCGTCGCTGCGCCTCAAGGGCCTCTACCTCGCCATCGCCACGCTGGCGTCCCAGTTCATCCTCGAATGGATCTTCCTCCGGTGGGAGCCGGTGACCGGGGGAAGCTACGGCATCGCGATCCCGCGTCCGGTGATCGGAAGCTACACCTTCGAGTCGGACCGCTCCTACTACTACATCGTCCTCGCCTTCACGGTCGTGATGACGCTGTTCGCGACGAACCTGATCCGGACGAAGACGGGCCGCGCCTTCATGGCCGTGCGCGACCATTACATCTCCGCCGAGATCATGGGGATCAGCCTCTACAAATATCGGCTCCTCTCCTTCGGGATCTCCTCCTTCTACGCCGGGGTGGCGGGGGCCCTCTTCGGGCACGCGCTGAAATTCGTCTCCTCCGAGCAGTTCAACATCGGCGTCTCCATCGCCTATCTCGCGATGATCATCATCGGGGGGCTTGGGAGCGTCATCGGGTCGATCTTCGGCGCGGTCTTCATGATCCTGCTGCCGAAGATCCTGTCGGTCATCACGACGTTGGTCTCGGCGGATTTCCCCTCCCTGACGAGGTTGGTGACGGCCTTCGAGCAGGGGATCTTCGGACTGATCATCGTCCTGTTCCTCATCTTCGAGCCGGACGGGTTGGCCCACCGATGGAAGCTGATGAAGGCGTACTGGAAGCTGTACCCGTTCTCGTATTGA